In Chloroflexota bacterium, a genomic segment contains:
- a CDS encoding phytoene/squalene synthase family protein encodes MASYSEAMQMLELTSRTFYLPIVKLPAGLRDAVAAGYLCLRAIDEIEDHATLDGQVKAVLLHGISRILQAQTSVERFAHAEFAQLFSEYRDELPEVTLRIGEWACYAPTFIAPRVWEATATMSDRMAQWAVDNWRVDNQSDLDRYTYGVAGAVGLLLCDIWAWFEKVQIHRTHAIQFGRGLQTVNILRNRVDDLARGVDYFPDGWSFEQMFTYARENLDGFSSYAKTLPLTTFMHFVEIPRSLAYATLEALERGEEKLSRQAVLNIVGAFEQG; translated from the coding sequence ATGGCAAGCTATTCTGAAGCTATGCAAATGCTCGAACTCACCAGTCGCACGTTTTATCTACCCATTGTTAAATTACCCGCCGGGCTGCGTGATGCTGTCGCCGCGGGGTATCTTTGTTTGCGAGCAATTGATGAGATTGAAGACCATGCCACGCTGGATGGGCAGGTTAAGGCTGTACTGCTGCATGGCATTAGCCGTATCTTGCAGGCGCAAACATCGGTCGAAAGATTTGCCCATGCCGAGTTTGCCCAACTCTTCAGTGAATACCGCGACGAACTGCCCGAAGTCACACTGCGGATTGGCGAATGGGCCTGTTATGCGCCCACATTCATCGCCCCGCGCGTATGGGAAGCAACTGCCACCATGTCTGACCGCATGGCACAGTGGGCAGTGGATAACTGGCGGGTAGATAATCAATCGGACCTGGACCGCTACACCTATGGTGTGGCTGGCGCGGTTGGCCTGCTGCTGTGTGATATTTGGGCCTGGTTTGAAAAGGTACAAATCCACCGCACGCACGCCATCCAGTTTGGGCGCGGGCTGCAAACGGTGAATATTCTCCGCAACCGGGTTGATGACCTGGCCCGCGGCGTCGATTATTTTCCCGATGGCTGGAGTTTTGAGCAGATGTTTACCTATGCGCGCGAAAACCTGGATGGGTTCAGTAGCTACGCTAAAACATTGCCGCTCACAACTTTCATGCACTTCGTTGAGATTCCGCGCTCCCTTGCGTATGCCACCCTTGAAGCGTTAGAACGCGGCGAGGAAAAACTCTCGCGCCAGGCAGTACTCAATATTGTGGGCGCGTTTGAGCAAGGTTAG